The following proteins are co-located in the Amycolatopsis tolypomycina genome:
- the gyrB gene encoding DNA topoisomerase (ATP-hydrolyzing) subunit B, which produces MTENKSEYNASSITVLEGLEAVRKRPGMYIGSTGERGLHHLVQEVVDNSVDEAMAGYATKVEVTLLADGGVRVVDDGRGIPVDMHPKENKPTIEVVLTQLHAGGKFDSDSYAVSGGLHGVGISVVNALSTKLLAEVKYGGRSWRQEYTNQVPGPLEDLGPATETGTTMTFWADGDIFETTTYNFETISRRLQEMAFLNKGLTLSLRDERVADEETEEDAEGKVARVKEKVYCYPGGLEDFVKHINGSKDPIHPSVISFDAKGTGLEVEVAMQWNTGFTPSVYTFANTINTHEGGTHEEGFRAALTRVVNAYARDKKLLKEKDANLTGDDVREGLAAIVSIKLGEPQFEGQTKTKLGNSEAKTFVQQQSNEWLADWFERNPTEAKTIINKSISSAQARMAARKARDLVRRKGALEIGGLPGKLKDCRSTNPAECELYIVEGDSAGGSAKEGRDSMYQAILPIRGKIINVEKARIDRVLKNTEVQSLITALGTGIHDEFDIEKLRYHKIVLMADADVDGQHITTLLLTLLFRFMTPLIEHGHVFLSRPPLYKIKWPRTEPEYAYSDRERDAVIKAGVEAGKKLPKDDAIQRYKGLGEMNAEELWETTMDPANRLLGRVTMDDAAQADDLFSVLMGEDVEARRSFITRNAKDVRFLDV; this is translated from the coding sequence GTGACCGAGAACAAGAGCGAGTACAACGCGTCGTCGATCACGGTGCTCGAAGGCCTCGAAGCGGTCCGCAAGCGCCCCGGCATGTACATCGGTTCCACCGGTGAACGCGGGCTGCACCACCTCGTCCAGGAGGTCGTCGACAACTCCGTCGACGAGGCGATGGCGGGGTACGCCACCAAGGTCGAGGTTACCCTGCTCGCCGACGGTGGGGTGCGCGTCGTCGACGACGGCCGTGGCATCCCGGTCGACATGCACCCCAAGGAGAACAAGCCGACCATCGAGGTCGTGCTCACCCAGCTGCACGCGGGCGGCAAGTTCGACAGCGACTCCTACGCGGTGTCCGGCGGCCTGCACGGCGTCGGCATCTCCGTGGTGAACGCGCTCTCGACGAAGCTGCTGGCCGAGGTCAAGTACGGCGGCCGCAGCTGGCGCCAGGAGTACACGAACCAGGTGCCCGGCCCGCTCGAGGACCTCGGCCCGGCGACCGAGACCGGCACGACGATGACGTTCTGGGCCGACGGCGACATCTTCGAGACCACGACGTACAACTTCGAGACCATCTCGCGCCGGCTCCAGGAGATGGCGTTCCTCAACAAGGGGCTGACGCTGTCCCTGCGCGACGAGCGCGTCGCCGACGAGGAGACCGAGGAGGACGCGGAGGGCAAGGTCGCCCGCGTCAAGGAGAAGGTCTACTGCTACCCGGGCGGGCTCGAGGACTTCGTCAAGCACATCAACGGCAGCAAGGACCCGATCCACCCCAGCGTGATCTCCTTCGACGCCAAGGGCACCGGCCTCGAGGTCGAGGTCGCGATGCAGTGGAACACCGGGTTCACGCCGTCGGTGTACACGTTCGCCAACACGATCAACACCCACGAGGGCGGCACCCACGAAGAGGGCTTCCGCGCCGCGCTGACCCGCGTCGTCAACGCGTACGCGCGCGACAAGAAGCTGCTCAAGGAGAAGGACGCCAACCTGACCGGTGACGACGTGCGCGAGGGGCTCGCCGCGATCGTCTCGATCAAGCTGGGCGAGCCGCAGTTCGAGGGCCAGACCAAGACCAAGCTGGGCAACAGCGAGGCCAAGACGTTCGTGCAGCAGCAGTCGAACGAGTGGCTGGCCGACTGGTTCGAGCGCAACCCCACCGAGGCGAAGACGATCATCAACAAGTCGATCTCCTCGGCGCAGGCCCGGATGGCCGCGCGCAAGGCGCGTGACCTGGTCCGCCGCAAGGGCGCGCTGGAGATCGGCGGCCTGCCCGGCAAGCTCAAGGACTGCCGCTCGACCAACCCGGCGGAGTGCGAGCTCTACATCGTCGAGGGTGACTCGGCAGGCGGCTCGGCCAAGGAAGGCCGCGACTCGATGTACCAGGCGATCCTGCCGATCCGCGGCAAGATCATCAACGTCGAGAAGGCCCGCATCGACCGCGTCCTCAAGAACACCGAGGTCCAGTCGCTGATCACCGCGCTGGGCACCGGCATCCACGACGAGTTCGACATCGAGAAGCTGCGCTACCACAAGATCGTGCTGATGGCCGACGCCGACGTCGACGGCCAGCACATCACCACGCTGCTGCTCACCCTGCTGTTCCGGTTCATGACCCCGCTGATCGAGCACGGCCACGTCTTCCTGTCGCGGCCGCCGCTGTACAAGATCAAGTGGCCGCGGACGGAACCGGAGTACGCGTACTCCGACCGCGAGCGCGACGCCGTCATCAAGGCGGGTGTCGAAGCAGGCAAGAAGCTGCCGAAGGACGACGCGATCCAGCGCTACAAGGGTCTCGGCGAGATGAACGCCGAAGAGCTGTGGGAGACCACGATGGACCCGGCGAACCGCCTGCTGGGCCGGGTCACCATGGACGACGCCGCCCAGGCCGACGACCTGTTCTCGGTGCTGATGGGCGAGGACGTCGAGGCCCGCCGCTCGTTCATCACGCGCAACGCGAAAGACGTGCGCTTCCTGGACGTGTAG